A single region of the Arthrobacter sp. zg-Y820 genome encodes:
- the lipA gene encoding lipoyl synthase, whose product MTLAPEGRRLLRIEQRNVAVPVERKPDWIRAKVSIGPEYVQLKDQVQKEGLHTVCEEAGCPNIFECWEDKEATFLIGGSACTRRCDFCQIDTGKPSAVDIFEPTKVARSVQKMNLRYATVTGVARDDLEDEGVWLYAETIRKIHELNPGTGVEILIPDFSGNPAYIEAICEARPEVFAHNVETVPRLFKRIRPAFRYERSLDVITQGQKLGMVTKSNLILGMGETREEISGALRDLHDAGCDLLTITQYLRPSDRHLPVDRWVKPQEFVELSEEATALGFLGVMSGPLVRSSYRAGRLWAGAMRKKGLELPPRLAHIEDSGTTLQEASSILARR is encoded by the coding sequence ATGACCCTTGCACCCGAAGGCCGCCGCCTGCTGCGCATTGAACAGCGGAATGTGGCCGTTCCCGTGGAACGCAAGCCTGACTGGATTCGGGCGAAGGTGTCCATCGGCCCCGAATACGTCCAGTTGAAGGACCAGGTGCAGAAGGAGGGGCTGCACACCGTCTGCGAGGAGGCCGGCTGTCCGAACATTTTCGAATGCTGGGAAGACAAGGAGGCCACCTTCCTGATTGGCGGCTCCGCCTGCACCCGCCGCTGCGACTTCTGCCAGATCGACACCGGCAAGCCCTCCGCCGTCGACATCTTCGAACCGACGAAGGTGGCCCGCTCGGTCCAGAAGATGAACCTGCGCTACGCCACGGTCACCGGCGTCGCCCGCGACGACCTGGAGGACGAAGGCGTCTGGCTCTACGCCGAGACCATCCGCAAGATCCACGAGCTGAACCCGGGCACCGGCGTCGAAATCCTGATCCCCGACTTCTCCGGCAACCCCGCGTACATCGAGGCGATCTGCGAGGCCCGGCCGGAAGTCTTTGCGCACAACGTCGAGACCGTTCCGCGGCTGTTCAAGCGGATCCGGCCGGCCTTCCGCTACGAACGGTCCCTGGACGTCATCACGCAGGGACAAAAACTGGGCATGGTCACCAAGTCCAACCTGATTCTGGGCATGGGCGAGACCCGTGAGGAGATCTCGGGTGCGCTGCGGGACCTGCACGACGCCGGCTGCGACCTGCTTACCATCACCCAGTACCTGCGTCCCAGCGACCGGCACCTGCCGGTGGACCGCTGGGTCAAGCCGCAGGAGTTCGTGGAGCTGAGCGAAGAGGCCACCGCCTTGGGTTTCCTCGGCGTGATGAGCGGGCCGCTGGTGCGCTCCTCCTACCGGGCCGGCCGGCTCTGGGCGGGAGCGATGCGCAAGAAGGGCCTGGAGCTCCCGCCCCGGCTGGCACACATCGAGGATTCGGGCACCACGCTCCAGGAGGCGTCCTCCATTCTCGCCCGCCGCTGA
- the lipB gene encoding lipoyl(octanoyl) transferase LipB — protein sequence MTLEFLRIGLAPHYVEYRDGWDRQRALHERVRAGTAPDTVLLLEHSPVYTAGRRTEDHERPFDGTPVIPVDRGGKLTWHGPGQLVGYPILRLPDPSKVANYVDTLEAALISVLADYGVAGERVAGRSGVWVRGGGSDRKIAAIGIRVDHGVTMHGFALNCSNDLAPYGQIVACGIADAGTTTLSAETGRTVTPTDLVARVEEELLRRRDHLVREHPVGTTDTATPETGATAAGRPKGAML from the coding sequence ATGACTTTGGAGTTCCTGCGCATCGGTCTCGCCCCGCACTATGTGGAATACCGCGACGGCTGGGACCGGCAGCGCGCACTGCACGAGCGGGTCCGGGCCGGCACAGCCCCCGACACCGTGCTGTTGCTGGAGCATTCCCCGGTCTACACCGCGGGCCGGCGCACGGAGGACCACGAGCGTCCGTTTGACGGAACTCCGGTGATACCGGTGGACCGCGGCGGAAAGCTGACCTGGCACGGCCCGGGCCAGCTGGTTGGCTATCCCATCCTTCGGCTGCCCGATCCCAGCAAGGTCGCCAACTATGTGGACACGCTCGAAGCCGCGCTGATCAGTGTGCTGGCGGACTACGGCGTTGCCGGCGAACGGGTGGCGGGCCGCTCCGGCGTGTGGGTGCGCGGCGGCGGCAGTGACCGCAAGATCGCTGCCATCGGCATCCGGGTGGACCACGGCGTCACCATGCACGGGTTCGCGCTCAACTGCAGCAACGATCTGGCTCCCTACGGCCAGATTGTCGCCTGCGGAATCGCCGACGCCGGCACCACCACGCTTTCGGCCGAGACCGGCCGCACGGTCACTCCGACCGACCTGGTGGCCCGTGTGGAAGAAGAACTTCTCCGCCGCCGGGACCACCTCGTCCGCGAACATCCCGTTGGGACCACGGACACCGCAACTCCGGAAACCGGCGCAACCGCAGCCGGCCGGCCGAAAGGAGCCATGCTATGA
- a CDS encoding protein kinase: MEFNGAIGTARPPVIEQGYRAARLLGSGSTARVWLAVREHDGACFALKTPAAGGGPAGTFETRRELNILSRFEHENLLHLYTVLETDQGPGLLMEHAPGESLSRLAAVRGTLTPGESVTVLVGIGSALAYLHGQGVVHGDVSPGNILFSAQGKPLLADLGTARLLGTAGPGVPPAPPAVDAAAEPVAPEWLPQPDADVFALAASGWLILTGQALPPQEHRPRLEALVPGIPPALAAAVEAGLRADAPRPDAAEFTRLVFASAAAEPLDLALPVNGDGGPGAESRRARIELGRASAGLRASAGLRARGRRRTSGRRAGPDERITERRRPNRLLLSAAAVLVAGTMGLGAVAVAAPEMLQPQGSPAPEGQTPEGQTPEGSRPEGQSPEGPAPAGPGAAAPEQGDAPEADASAVPAQPPGTAQAVAPRPEAAPGPGPLALVPEPELQALLRADDPVRAAAALAELRARAFSTADAGLLDGVNLPGSSAMEADRAEVAKLEAAGTVLSGLTVEVLSAGPALPGEGGRFSVPAAVSTSAYAERDAHGGMVRGAEALSRQDIVLVMVNTPDGWRIEDILASPA; this comes from the coding sequence ATGGAGTTCAACGGAGCTATCGGGACAGCGCGTCCGCCGGTGATCGAGCAGGGGTACCGGGCCGCGCGGCTGCTGGGCTCGGGCAGCACGGCCCGGGTCTGGCTGGCGGTCCGCGAGCACGACGGCGCCTGCTTCGCTTTGAAGACACCGGCGGCGGGCGGCGGCCCCGCCGGTACGTTCGAAACCCGGCGGGAGCTGAACATCCTCTCGCGGTTCGAACACGAGAACCTGCTGCACCTGTACACGGTGCTGGAGACGGACCAGGGGCCGGGGCTGCTCATGGAACACGCGCCGGGGGAGTCACTGTCCCGCCTGGCGGCCGTCCGCGGAACCCTGACGCCGGGGGAATCGGTCACGGTCCTGGTGGGCATCGGCTCCGCGCTCGCCTATCTGCACGGACAGGGAGTTGTTCACGGCGATGTTTCGCCCGGAAACATTCTGTTCTCTGCGCAGGGCAAGCCGCTGCTCGCCGACCTGGGAACCGCCCGCCTGCTCGGGACGGCGGGGCCGGGTGTCCCGCCGGCACCGCCTGCTGTCGACGCCGCCGCGGAACCGGTCGCTCCTGAATGGCTGCCGCAGCCCGATGCTGACGTATTTGCCCTTGCCGCGTCGGGCTGGCTCATCCTGACCGGACAGGCCCTGCCCCCGCAAGAGCACCGTCCGCGGCTTGAGGCGCTGGTTCCCGGGATTCCGCCGGCGCTCGCCGCTGCAGTGGAAGCAGGGTTGCGGGCAGACGCCCCTCGCCCGGACGCCGCGGAGTTCACCCGGCTGGTCTTTGCCTCCGCCGCTGCGGAACCGCTGGACCTGGCGCTTCCCGTTAACGGTGACGGCGGACCCGGGGCGGAATCCCGCCGCGCCCGAATCGAACTGGGGCGGGCCTCCGCCGGGCTGCGGGCCTCCGCCGGGCTGCGGGCGCGGGGCCGGCGCCGAACATCCGGACGGCGTGCGGGCCCGGATGAGCGGATAACGGAGCGCAGACGCCCCAACCGGCTGCTGCTGAGCGCGGCGGCCGTCCTGGTGGCGGGCACGATGGGGCTGGGAGCCGTAGCGGTGGCTGCTCCGGAAATGCTGCAGCCGCAGGGCAGCCCGGCCCCGGAAGGCCAGACGCCGGAAGGCCAGACTCCGGAAGGCTCGAGGCCGGAAGGCCAGAGTCCGGAAGGCCCGGCCCCGGCCGGGCCCGGCGCTGCAGCCCCGGAGCAGGGCGATGCGCCGGAAGCAGATGCATCTGCGGTTCCGGCACAGCCGCCGGGCACTGCACAAGCTGTGGCGCCGCGACCGGAGGCCGCCCCTGGCCCGGGTCCGCTGGCACTGGTTCCGGAGCCCGAACTCCAGGCACTGCTGCGTGCAGATGATCCGGTACGGGCGGCGGCGGCCCTCGCGGAACTGCGTGCCCGGGCCTTCAGCACGGCCGACGCCGGGCTGCTGGACGGGGTCAATCTTCCGGGGTCATCAGCCATGGAAGCCGACCGGGCCGAGGTCGCCAAGCTCGAGGCAGCCGGAACCGTCCTCTCCGGCCTCACCGTGGAGGTCCTGTCCGCGGGTCCGGCGCTGCCGGGGGAGGGCGGGCGGTTCAGCGTGCCGGCAGCAGTGTCCACGTCGGCCTACGCCGAGCGTGACGCGCACGGCGGCATGGTCCGCGGTGCGGAAGCGCTGTCTCGTCAGGACATTGTCCTTGTCATGGTGAACACTCCGGACGGATGGCGGATCGAGGACATCCTGGCCTCGCCCGCCTGA
- a CDS encoding S41 family peptidase — MSSTPYLRFPDLHDDLVTFVAEDDVWVASLTGGRAWRISSMHLPARNPRFSPDGATIAWSVVQGSAPEVVAADTAGGDFRRLTYWGNQGTRVKGFSAAGNVIAISPFEHEDFRLRWAYEVPLDGSAPLALPYGPVDAVAQGPAVGDERPVVIGSVMTREPAWWKRYRGGTAGKLWIDADGNGEFERLVPELDGNLTDPMWIDGRIVFLSDHEGYGNLYSVTPQGTDLRRHTDFGEFYVRHASTDGHRIVFESAGTLWLLPSLEDDARPLDITLGSAGTGRRPQPLNVGAHLAAVMPDTEGTASVVESHGTLHWLTHRDGPSRVIEADSAVRARLGRPLADGRAVYVADHDGEESLYVRSVFAELDLPDGAASAVRDGQPAASAAAPVPGAAAPAAAEPEIVLPRPVSAATRTPVPVPATAPAREDKPPVAPAGAEPVRPEEDTETSAVPAEKSPRTLRIPFDKPTRVAQITASPDGTAVAVSTEYGEVYLLDPAGGALARIAATGHGAVDQLAFSPDSQWLAWSEPVTGEGARARIRVHSATDPAAGTIEVTDGRFRDHAPAFTVDGRYLAFLSERSFDPVYDTHRFDLSFPSSTKPFLVALAADTPSPFGPSVHGLPVPRAEQPPVSSDDPAEAAPSGPRSVIDAVGISDRIISVPVPQGRYEKLTAADGALLWLASDTYGVTGDGRASTRDRQPAGRLERFDLEKKDVSVLVPALEDYEISGDGRKVVFVHEQQVHAVPSSSRADNDSPENVTVDLTRIRVLLDPLKVWGQEFDEAWRLQRDFFWAPDMGGLDWKGIHARYRPLIDRLGSHDDLVDVLWEMQGELGTSHAYVAPRPAAEPGAGAQGFLGADLRPGPGGWEVVRILSAESSDPQAVSPLAAPGADVHPGDIIAAVDGRPVPADQGPAPLLSSAAGSTVELTIVRTAEDGAGAPSQRRIAVVPLRSEERLRYQNWVAANRRIVREASNGGFGYLHIPDMVANGWSQLHRDLDQESSRNALIVDVRRNRGGHTSQLVAELIGRKVTAWTLARGEQPSTYPAHAPRGPVVILTDEFAGSDGDIITQVAKLRGIGPVIGMRTWGGVVGIDGRFKLVDGTGVNQPRYGFWVTGGIDWTVENYGVDPDIEVPFPPHAYAAGEDPQLEHGVGILKEMLSELPTDQPPALAGYPALQPAPLPPRPQPTPAAGARPGTSAAPAPVSAAGAAGDREAGRH, encoded by the coding sequence ATGAGTTCAACTCCCTATCTTCGCTTTCCCGATCTGCACGACGACCTCGTCACCTTTGTGGCGGAAGACGACGTCTGGGTCGCCTCGCTGACCGGGGGCCGCGCGTGGCGGATCTCCTCGATGCATCTCCCGGCACGCAATCCCCGGTTTTCCCCCGACGGCGCCACCATCGCGTGGAGCGTCGTGCAGGGCAGCGCGCCCGAGGTGGTCGCGGCGGATACGGCCGGCGGAGACTTCCGCCGGCTGACCTACTGGGGCAACCAGGGCACCAGGGTCAAGGGCTTCAGCGCAGCCGGCAACGTGATCGCGATCAGCCCCTTCGAACACGAGGACTTCCGGCTGCGCTGGGCCTACGAAGTGCCCCTGGACGGCTCCGCCCCGCTGGCCCTGCCGTACGGCCCGGTGGACGCCGTGGCCCAGGGCCCGGCCGTGGGCGATGAGCGTCCCGTCGTCATCGGCTCCGTGATGACCCGCGAACCGGCCTGGTGGAAGCGCTACCGCGGCGGCACCGCCGGCAAGCTCTGGATCGATGCAGACGGCAACGGCGAGTTTGAGCGGCTCGTGCCGGAACTGGACGGCAACCTGACCGATCCCATGTGGATCGACGGCCGCATCGTCTTCCTCTCCGACCACGAGGGGTACGGCAACCTCTACTCGGTGACGCCGCAGGGAACGGACCTGCGCCGGCACACCGACTTCGGCGAGTTCTATGTCCGCCATGCCTCGACGGACGGGCACCGGATCGTCTTTGAATCCGCCGGCACCCTCTGGCTGCTGCCCTCGCTTGAGGACGACGCCCGGCCGCTGGACATCACCCTGGGCTCGGCCGGCACCGGCCGGCGGCCGCAGCCGCTGAACGTCGGCGCGCACCTGGCGGCTGTCATGCCGGACACCGAAGGCACCGCCTCCGTGGTGGAGTCCCACGGCACGCTGCACTGGCTGACGCACCGCGACGGACCGTCCCGCGTCATCGAAGCGGACTCCGCCGTCCGTGCCCGGCTGGGCCGGCCGCTGGCCGACGGCCGGGCCGTCTATGTGGCGGACCACGACGGCGAGGAATCCCTCTACGTCCGCAGTGTCTTTGCCGAGCTGGACCTGCCCGACGGCGCCGCCTCCGCCGTCCGGGACGGCCAGCCCGCCGCCTCCGCGGCAGCGCCCGTGCCCGGGGCCGCAGCCCCGGCCGCCGCCGAGCCTGAAATTGTCCTGCCCCGCCCGGTCTCGGCCGCCACCCGCACCCCGGTGCCGGTCCCGGCCACGGCACCGGCGCGCGAAGACAAGCCGCCGGTGGCCCCGGCAGGAGCGGAACCGGTCCGGCCGGAGGAGGACACGGAAACGTCGGCGGTACCGGCGGAGAAATCCCCGCGCACACTGCGCATCCCCTTCGACAAGCCCACCCGCGTCGCCCAGATCACCGCCAGCCCGGACGGAACCGCTGTTGCGGTATCCACCGAATACGGCGAGGTCTACCTGCTGGATCCCGCCGGCGGCGCCCTGGCCCGCATTGCCGCCACCGGTCACGGCGCCGTGGACCAGCTGGCGTTCTCTCCCGACTCACAGTGGCTGGCCTGGTCCGAGCCGGTGACCGGGGAAGGCGCACGGGCCCGAATCCGGGTGCACTCGGCAACGGATCCCGCGGCCGGGACCATCGAGGTGACCGACGGCCGTTTCCGCGACCATGCCCCGGCCTTCACCGTGGACGGACGCTACCTGGCGTTCCTGTCCGAGCGCAGCTTCGACCCGGTTTATGACACCCACCGCTTCGACCTGAGTTTCCCGTCCTCCACCAAGCCCTTCCTCGTCGCCCTCGCGGCGGATACGCCGTCGCCCTTCGGCCCCTCCGTCCACGGCCTTCCGGTGCCACGCGCCGAACAGCCTCCGGTGTCCTCGGATGATCCGGCCGAAGCGGCCCCTTCGGGCCCGCGATCGGTGATTGACGCCGTCGGCATCTCTGACCGGATCATCAGTGTGCCGGTGCCGCAGGGCCGCTACGAAAAGCTCACGGCGGCCGACGGCGCCCTGCTCTGGCTGGCGTCCGACACTTACGGGGTCACCGGCGACGGCCGGGCCTCGACCCGCGACCGGCAGCCCGCCGGCCGGCTGGAACGCTTCGACCTGGAGAAGAAGGACGTGTCGGTCCTGGTGCCGGCCCTGGAGGATTACGAGATCAGCGGCGACGGCCGCAAGGTCGTGTTTGTCCACGAGCAGCAGGTGCACGCCGTCCCGTCGTCGTCGCGCGCCGACAACGACTCGCCGGAGAACGTCACCGTGGATCTCACCCGCATCCGCGTCCTGCTGGATCCGCTGAAGGTCTGGGGCCAGGAATTCGATGAAGCGTGGCGCCTGCAGCGAGACTTCTTCTGGGCGCCGGACATGGGCGGACTGGACTGGAAGGGCATCCACGCCCGGTACCGGCCGCTGATTGACCGGCTCGGCTCGCACGATGACCTGGTGGACGTGCTGTGGGAGATGCAGGGCGAGCTGGGCACATCCCACGCGTATGTTGCGCCCCGGCCGGCGGCCGAGCCCGGTGCCGGCGCGCAGGGCTTCCTGGGCGCCGATCTGCGCCCCGGCCCGGGCGGCTGGGAAGTGGTGCGGATCCTGTCCGCGGAATCCTCCGACCCGCAGGCCGTGTCGCCGCTGGCGGCTCCCGGGGCCGACGTGCACCCGGGCGACATCATCGCCGCCGTCGACGGCCGGCCGGTTCCGGCGGACCAGGGCCCGGCGCCGCTGCTCTCCAGCGCTGCCGGCAGCACCGTGGAACTGACCATCGTCCGGACGGCGGAGGACGGCGCCGGCGCACCCAGCCAGCGCCGGATCGCCGTCGTGCCCCTGCGCAGCGAGGAACGCCTGCGCTACCAGAACTGGGTCGCCGCGAACCGCAGGATTGTCCGGGAAGCCTCCAACGGAGGATTCGGCTACCTGCACATCCCCGACATGGTCGCCAACGGCTGGTCCCAGCTGCACCGCGACCTGGACCAGGAGTCCTCCCGCAATGCGCTGATCGTGGACGTGCGGCGCAACCGCGGCGGCCACACCTCGCAGCTGGTCGCCGAACTGATCGGCCGGAAGGTCACCGCCTGGACGCTGGCCCGCGGCGAGCAGCCCAGCACCTACCCGGCGCATGCGCCCCGCGGACCGGTGGTGATCCTGACCGACGAGTTCGCAGGTTCCGACGGCGACATCATCACCCAGGTGGCCAAGCTGCGCGGGATCGGTCCCGTGATCGGCATGCGGACCTGGGGCGGCGTCGTCGGCATCGACGGCCGGTTCAAGCTGGTCGACGGCACGGGTGTGAACCAGCCGCGCTACGGCTTCTGGGTCACCGGCGGCATTGACTGGACGGTGGAGAACTACGGCGTGGATCCGGACATTGAGGTTCCGTTCCCGCCGCATGCCTATGCCGCCGGAGAGGATCCCCAGCTGGAGCACGGCGTGGGGATCCTGAAGGAAATGCTCTCCGAGCTGCCCACCGACCAGCCGCCGGCCCTGGCCGGCTACCCGGCGCTGCAGCCCGCTCCGCTGCCGCCGCGCCCGCAGCCGACGCCGGCAGCAGGGGCCCGGCCGGGCACATCAGCGGCTCCGGCGCCGGTTTCGGCTGCCGGCGCCGCCGGTGACCGGGAGGCCGGGCGGCACTAA
- a CDS encoding OsmC family protein, protein MATVRSAHTVWNGDLFNGQGEVTLDSSGLGTYDVTWKARAEEANGKTSPEELIAAAHSACFSMAFSNGLAEAGKTAERIETSADVSFVPGTGITESRLKVTAVVPGLTAEEFQDIAEAAKSGCPVSQALAGIKISLEATLES, encoded by the coding sequence ATGGCTACAGTCCGCTCAGCCCATACCGTCTGGAACGGCGATCTCTTCAACGGCCAGGGCGAGGTCACCCTCGACAGCTCCGGCCTGGGAACCTACGACGTCACGTGGAAGGCACGCGCCGAGGAAGCCAACGGCAAGACCAGCCCCGAGGAGCTCATTGCCGCCGCCCACTCGGCCTGCTTCTCCATGGCCTTCAGCAACGGCCTCGCCGAGGCAGGCAAGACCGCTGAGCGCATTGAAACGTCAGCGGATGTCTCCTTCGTTCCCGGCACCGGCATCACCGAAAGCCGGCTCAAGGTCACGGCCGTCGTGCCCGGCCTGACCGCCGAAGAATTCCAGGACATCGCCGAGGCCGCCAAGAGCGGCTGCCCGGTTTCCCAGGCCCTCGCCGGAATCAAGATCTCCCTGGAGGCGACGCTGGAGTCCTAG
- the sucB gene encoding 2-oxoglutarate dehydrogenase, E2 component, dihydrolipoamide succinyltransferase translates to MSETVNLPALGESVTEGTVTRWLKAVGDSVAVDEPLLEVSTDKVDTEIPSPVAGVIEEILVAEDETAEVGQALVRIGDGSGSADSAPAEEAPAQEAPAEEAPAAEEAPAQEAPAAESSDSADSGSAEGTDVTLPALGESVTEGTVTRWLKAVGDDVEVDEPLLEVSTDKVDTEIPSPVAGKLLEIRVNEDETAEVGAVLAVIGSGAGAPATAEPKEAEPVAAASKDEREAPAVEPKKEETPAPKQEEKKPEPKAEPKQEAPAQEAPAAAESEGTYVTPLVRKLANQHGVDLSTVKGSGVAGRIRKQDVLEAAEAKKAAEAQPAAAPAAAASSDKAAPAKISEASAKLRGTTVKAPRIRQTIARRMVESLQVSAQLTQVQEVDMTRIAKLRATAKNDFAAQNGAKLTFLPFIAKAVTEALKQHPKLNASYDWDSQQITYHDAEHLAIAVDTEKGLLVPVISDAGDLNLAGLAKRIGDVGSRTKEGKIGPDELSGGTFTITNIGSVGALFDTPIINQPQVAILGTGAIVKRPVVLTDAEGNDTIAIRSMMYLSLSYDHRLVDGADAGRFLQTLKARLEEGNFSADLGL, encoded by the coding sequence ATGTCTGAAACCGTGAACTTACCCGCCCTCGGTGAAAGCGTCACCGAAGGCACCGTCACCCGCTGGCTCAAGGCCGTCGGCGACAGCGTCGCAGTAGACGAGCCGCTGCTCGAGGTATCCACCGACAAGGTTGATACCGAGATCCCCTCCCCCGTCGCCGGCGTCATCGAGGAAATCCTCGTAGCCGAAGACGAAACAGCAGAGGTCGGCCAGGCGCTGGTGCGCATCGGCGACGGCTCCGGCTCCGCAGATTCCGCTCCCGCGGAGGAAGCTCCGGCGCAGGAAGCTCCGGCCGAAGAGGCCCCCGCAGCGGAGGAAGCTCCGGCGCAGGAAGCCCCCGCCGCCGAATCCTCGGATTCCGCTGATTCGGGTTCCGCCGAGGGCACCGACGTGACCCTGCCCGCACTGGGCGAGTCCGTCACCGAAGGCACCGTCACCCGCTGGCTGAAGGCCGTGGGCGACGACGTCGAGGTTGACGAGCCGCTGCTCGAGGTCTCCACCGACAAGGTCGACACCGAGATCCCCTCCCCCGTTGCCGGCAAGCTGCTGGAAATCCGCGTGAACGAGGACGAGACCGCCGAGGTCGGCGCCGTTCTGGCCGTCATCGGTTCCGGTGCCGGCGCTCCCGCGACGGCCGAGCCGAAGGAAGCCGAGCCCGTAGCGGCAGCCTCCAAGGACGAGCGCGAAGCTCCGGCCGTCGAGCCGAAGAAGGAAGAGACGCCTGCCCCGAAGCAGGAGGAGAAGAAGCCCGAGCCGAAGGCCGAGCCCAAGCAGGAGGCTCCTGCGCAGGAAGCTCCCGCTGCGGCCGAGTCCGAAGGCACCTACGTCACCCCGCTGGTGCGCAAGCTCGCCAACCAGCACGGCGTGGACCTCTCCACCGTCAAGGGTTCCGGCGTGGCCGGCCGCATCCGCAAGCAGGATGTCCTCGAGGCTGCCGAAGCCAAGAAGGCCGCCGAAGCCCAGCCCGCCGCCGCTCCGGCAGCAGCCGCGTCCTCGGACAAGGCAGCACCGGCAAAGATCAGCGAAGCAAGCGCCAAGCTGCGCGGCACCACGGTCAAGGCGCCGCGGATCCGCCAGACGATCGCCCGCCGCATGGTCGAGTCCCTGCAGGTTTCGGCCCAGCTGACCCAGGTCCAGGAAGTGGACATGACGCGCATCGCCAAGCTGCGCGCCACGGCCAAGAACGACTTCGCCGCGCAGAACGGCGCGAAGCTCACGTTCCTGCCGTTCATTGCCAAGGCCGTCACCGAGGCGCTGAAGCAGCACCCGAAGCTGAACGCGTCCTACGACTGGGACTCGCAGCAGATCACCTACCACGACGCCGAGCACCTGGCGATCGCCGTGGACACCGAAAAGGGCCTGCTGGTTCCGGTCATCAGCGATGCCGGCGACCTGAACCTTGCCGGACTTGCCAAGCGCATCGGCGACGTCGGCTCCCGCACCAAGGAAGGCAAGATCGGACCGGACGAGCTGTCCGGCGGCACCTTCACGATCACCAACATCGGTTCGGTGGGCGCACTGTTCGATACCCCGATCATCAACCAGCCGCAGGTGGCCATCCTGGGCACCGGTGCGATCGTCAAGCGCCCCGTCGTCCTGACGGACGCCGAGGGCAACGACACCATCGCGATCCGCTCCATGATGTACCTGTCCCTGTCCTACGACCACCGCCTGGTGGACGGCGCGGATGCAGGACGTTTCCTGCAGACGCTCAAGGCACGGCTCGAAGAGGGCAACTTCTCGGCCGATCTGGGCCTGTAG
- the lpdA gene encoding dihydrolipoyl dehydrogenase produces MAEKATAQEFDILILGGGSGGYAAALRSVELGFSVGLIEKGKLGGTCLHNGCIPTKALLHSAEVAENAKTASKYGVKATFDSVDMVAVNSYKDNIIAGKFRGLQGLIKSKGITVIEGEGKLTSEKTIEMNGETYTGANIILATGSYSRSLPGLEIGGKVITSDQALKMDTIPKSAIILGGGVIGVEFASVWNSFGVDVTIIEGLPSLVPNEDAAIIKQLERAYKKRGIKFSTGIFFDNVKQNDDGVVVTLADGKTYEADLMLVAVGRGPVTANLGYEEAGLTMDRGFVITNERLHTGVGNVYAVGDIVPGLQLAHRGFQQGIFVAEEIAGLKPVIVEDVNIPKVTYCEPEIASVGLTEKAAKAKLGDENVQVQEYNLAGNGKTSILGSSGLIKMVREKDGPIVGVHMIGGRIGEQIGEAQLIVNWEAYPEDLASLLHAHPTQNEALGEAAMALAGKPLHG; encoded by the coding sequence GTGGCCGAAAAGGCAACTGCGCAAGAATTCGACATCCTGATCCTCGGAGGAGGAAGCGGCGGCTACGCCGCCGCCCTTCGCTCCGTGGAGCTGGGTTTCTCAGTAGGACTCATCGAAAAGGGAAAGCTGGGCGGCACCTGCCTGCACAACGGCTGCATCCCCACCAAGGCGCTGCTGCATTCGGCTGAAGTCGCCGAAAACGCCAAGACCGCTTCGAAGTACGGCGTCAAGGCCACCTTCGATTCCGTGGACATGGTGGCGGTGAACTCCTACAAGGACAACATCATTGCGGGCAAGTTCCGCGGCCTGCAGGGCCTGATCAAGTCCAAGGGCATCACTGTCATCGAGGGTGAAGGCAAGCTCACCAGCGAAAAGACCATCGAGATGAACGGTGAGACCTACACGGGCGCCAACATCATCCTGGCCACCGGCTCCTACTCCCGGTCACTGCCGGGCCTGGAAATCGGCGGCAAGGTCATCACCTCGGACCAGGCCCTGAAGATGGACACCATCCCCAAGAGCGCCATCATCCTGGGCGGCGGCGTCATCGGCGTCGAATTCGCTTCGGTCTGGAACTCCTTCGGCGTGGACGTCACCATCATCGAGGGACTGCCGTCCCTGGTGCCGAACGAAGACGCAGCAATCATCAAACAGCTGGAACGCGCCTACAAGAAGCGCGGCATCAAGTTCAGCACCGGCATCTTCTTCGACAACGTGAAGCAGAACGACGACGGCGTCGTCGTCACGCTTGCCGACGGCAAGACCTACGAAGCTGACCTGATGCTCGTGGCCGTGGGCCGCGGACCGGTCACCGCCAACCTGGGCTACGAAGAAGCCGGCCTGACCATGGACCGCGGCTTCGTCATCACCAACGAACGCCTGCACACCGGCGTCGGCAACGTTTACGCCGTCGGCGACATCGTGCCGGGCCTGCAGCTGGCCCACCGCGGCTTCCAGCAGGGCATCTTCGTCGCCGAGGAGATCGCCGGCCTCAAACCGGTTATCGTCGAAGACGTCAACATCCCGAAGGTCACCTACTGCGAGCCGGAAATCGCTTCCGTGGGCCTGACCGAAAAGGCCGCCAAGGCCAAGCTGGGCGACGAGAACGTTCAGGTCCAGGAATACAACCTGGCCGGCAACGGCAAAACCTCCATCCTGGGCTCCTCCGGCCTGATCAAGATGGTCCGCGAAAAGGACGGCCCCATCGTGGGTGTCCACATGATCGGCGGCCGCATCGGCGAGCAGATCGGCGAAGCACAGCTGATCGTGAACTGGGAAGCCTACCCGGAGGACTTGGCGAGCCTGCTGCACGCCCACCCGACGCAGAACGAAGCCCTCGGTGAGGCCGCCATGGCCCTCGCCGGCAAGCCCCTGCACGGCTAG